In the Malaya genurostris strain Urasoe2022 chromosome 1, Malgen_1.1, whole genome shotgun sequence genome, one interval contains:
- the LOC131425946 gene encoding uncharacterized protein LOC131425946: MKVPYRFPLGIVLLLAGLLATIDAGPMYYKKISGQKYEPDWVAVSSTVIPLTEYRVSVGATVPDGPGKSASPPDEYRQAYHRHKKLTAISKLKLQAGKPGAEVAARVQENPDTLITANKKFYEKKSSGN; the protein is encoded by the exons ATGAAGGTTCCTTACAGATTTCCACTCGGAATAGTTCTGTTGCTGGCGGGACTGCTGGCAACGATTGATGCCGGGCCGATGTACTACAAAAAGATTTCCGGCCAAAAGTACGAACCTG ATTGGGTAGCAGTGTCATCAACCGTCATACCGCTGACCGAATATCGCGTTAGCGTGGGTGCCACCGTCCCCGATGGACCGGGTAAGTCGGCCTCGCCACCGGACGAATATAGGCAGGCCTACCACAGACACAAGAAACTGACGGCGATCAGTAAGTTGAAGCTACAGGCGGGAAAACCGGGTGCGGAGGTGGCGGCACGCGTTCAGGAGAATCCCGATACGCTCATCACCG CTAATAaaaagttttacgagaagaaatcCAGTGGTAATTGA
- the LOC131425945 gene encoding DNA excision repair protein ERCC-1 has protein sequence MSAVPTDSLDDDDLLANLDLPSPPKKLALPLDSAAEEGSSTTVKQQSKVNRGNCILVNPKQRGNPLLKSIQNVPWEYDDIVPDYVVGTTGCILYISLRYHNLNPDYIHGRLKQLGKMYELRVLLVQVDIQEPHNALKHLTRICLLADLTLMLAWNAEEAGKIVETYKMFENKPPDLIMERAEQYPYQKLVSALTNIKPVNKTDAMTLIQNYGTLANMITSSEEKLSLCAGLGPRKAKKLHKTFNENFLKS, from the exons ATGTCTGCCGTACCGACAGACTCCCTCGACGATGACGACCTGCTGGCAAATCTGGATCTGCCCTCGCCACCGAAAAAGCTAGCTCTGCCTCTGGATTCAGCAGCAGAAGAAGGAAGCAGTACGACAGTGAAGCAGCAATCCAAGGTCAACCGAGGAAATTGCATTCTGGTCAATCCAAAACAGCGAGGCAATCCGTTACTTAAATCAATTCAAAACGTTCCGTGGGAGTACGATGATATCGTCCCGGATTACGTTGTTGGGACGACGGGATGCATTCTGTATATTTCCTTGCGCTACCATAACCTGAATCCCGATTACATCCATGGGCGGTTGAAGCAGCTGGGGAAAATGTACGAACTGCGGGTGTTGCTGGTGCAGGTCGACATTCAGGAACCGCACAACGCATTAAAACACTTGACGCGAATCTGTCTGCTAGCCGATCTGACCCTGATGCTGGCCTGGAATGCCGAGGAAGCCGGTAAAATTGTCGAGACGTACAAGATGTTCGAAAACAAACCGCCCGATTTGATTATGGAACGAGCGGAGCAGTATCCGTATCAGAAG CTGGTTAGTGCTTTAACCAATATCAAACCGGTCAACAAAACGGATGCGATGACGTTAATTCAAAATTACGGTACGCTGGCCAACATGATCACCAGTAGTGAGGAAAAACTGTCTCTCTGTGCCGGTTTAGGACCACGAAAGGCGAAAAAATTACACAAAACGTTCAATGAAAACTTTTTGAAGTCGTAG